From a region of the Nitrospira sp. genome:
- a CDS encoding MerR family transcriptional regulator, with the protein MAQQLTIGKVAKLVEVNVETIRYYQRRGLLAEPDKPYMGYRRYPADMVKHIRFIKRAQALGFTLNEVAVLMELKEAPACGKTRALALDKINAIDQKLTGLTSMRKALAALVRQCDAGRSPRGCPIIRALEQDESSRTAPKRKERPPSRFYS; encoded by the coding sequence ATGGCTCAGCAATTGACAATAGGAAAGGTGGCGAAGCTGGTTGAGGTCAATGTCGAGACGATCCGCTATTACCAGCGGCGAGGGCTTCTAGCGGAGCCGGACAAGCCTTACATGGGATACCGCCGCTATCCGGCGGACATGGTGAAACACATCCGCTTTATCAAACGCGCTCAGGCTCTGGGGTTTACCTTAAATGAGGTCGCCGTCCTCATGGAATTGAAGGAAGCCCCCGCCTGTGGCAAGACCCGCGCTCTCGCCCTGGACAAGATAAACGCAATTGACCAGAAATTGACCGGACTCACGAGCATGCGCAAGGCACTGGCCGCTCTTGTGCGACAATGCGACGCCGGAAGGTCTCCAAGAGGATGCCCTATTATTCGAGCTCTGGAACAGGACGAATCTTCTCGTACTGCACCGAAAAGGAAGGAGAGACCTCCCTCTCGTTTTTACTCTTGA
- a CDS encoding mercury transporter MerT, with amino-acid sequence MNQETGSREELMDSRNGNGTLIVGALAAVGASLCCVGPLVLLAFGISGAWVSSLIALEPLRPVFIGLTLLFLGLTFRKLYLHPQACVPGTACADPRIVKRQRGLFWVVAGLLLTLLAVPWAAPFFY; translated from the coding sequence ATGAATCAAGAAACGGGTTCTAGAGAGGAACTTATGGATTCACGGAATGGAAACGGAACGCTCATTGTGGGTGCATTGGCTGCGGTGGGCGCGTCGTTATGCTGTGTCGGACCACTCGTCCTGCTAGCATTTGGCATCAGCGGGGCATGGGTCAGTAGCTTGATTGCGCTGGAACCGTTGCGCCCGGTGTTCATCGGTTTGACGCTGCTGTTTCTGGGACTAACCTTTCGCAAGCTCTATCTCCATCCTCAAGCTTGTGTCCCCGGCACAGCATGCGCTGACCCCCGCATAGTCAAACGTCAGCGCGGCTTATTTTGGGTAGTCGCGGGGCTGCTGCTCACCCTGCTCGCGGTGCCGTGGGCTGCACCATTCTTCTACTGA
- the merP gene encoding mercury resistance system periplasmic binding protein MerP: MRKVKLLLCVFIFLDGWVAVAAPPETVTLAVKNMTCELCPITVKKALEKVPGVSTVSVNFDKKTATVIFDPDKANPEMMTKATTDEGYPSVMGKE, from the coding sequence ATGCGCAAAGTAAAATTGTTGTTATGTGTTTTCATCTTCTTGGATGGTTGGGTTGCCGTGGCCGCTCCGCCTGAAACGGTTACGCTCGCTGTGAAGAATATGACGTGCGAACTTTGTCCTATCACCGTGAAGAAGGCGCTCGAAAAAGTTCCGGGAGTGAGCACGGTGAGTGTGAATTTTGACAAGAAAACTGCCACTGTGATCTTTGATCCTGACAAGGCTAATCCGGAAATGATGACGAAAGCCACGACCGATGAGGGATATCCATCGGTAATGGGAAAGGAGTGA
- a CDS encoding TolC family protein, whose translation MVHLPRTLLLVGVLLMPALLSCTVVLAQENRSYRLDEMTDMALKHNPALQEAATLIDQGRGAQVTAAAYPNPSITGTLGPGRTREGLRDSSFFERGVAVSQPVEWPGMRQARQRAAEAALAGSQAAVDATRLNLLAEVKIAFYQLLLAQRNEKLIMEALASVQDFLRGVKARVDAGQARPFEALKANVEVQKVSNDLNHARHTLVVGRSRLNALTGGLLGKNFDVQGTFVSPPLELNSDGLVASARTQHPTLRRVKKEIERAEHSVVQERQSLIPFVTVSGIFQQEAAETAYLARLSVPIPLWYRRQGEITGALSAKQRAEAEHARLQNELVAAITESVEEAHAAQDRIGVYEKGLLKQAEETLRIARISFQQGAASLLEFIDAQRVHRQMLLEYAQAQASFSIEMARLERWTGELR comes from the coding sequence ATGGTACATCTGCCGCGAACTCTGCTTTTGGTCGGAGTCCTCCTCATGCCGGCTCTCCTGAGCTGCACAGTGGTCCTGGCGCAAGAAAATCGTTCCTATCGATTGGACGAAATGACCGATATGGCGTTGAAACACAATCCCGCTTTGCAGGAAGCGGCCACTCTCATCGATCAAGGGAGGGGTGCTCAAGTGACTGCAGCGGCCTATCCTAATCCATCCATTACCGGAACCTTGGGACCGGGCAGAACGCGAGAGGGCCTCCGCGATAGCAGTTTTTTCGAGCGTGGAGTGGCAGTAAGCCAACCGGTGGAGTGGCCGGGTATGCGTCAAGCCCGTCAGCGGGCGGCAGAGGCCGCGCTCGCCGGATCCCAGGCGGCTGTTGATGCGACTCGTTTGAATCTGCTTGCTGAGGTAAAGATCGCCTTCTATCAACTCCTTCTCGCACAGCGCAATGAAAAACTGATAATGGAAGCTCTCGCCAGTGTTCAGGACTTCCTACGCGGCGTCAAGGCAAGGGTGGATGCTGGGCAGGCGAGACCATTTGAAGCCCTGAAAGCAAATGTAGAAGTGCAAAAGGTAAGCAATGATCTGAATCATGCAAGACACACCTTGGTTGTCGGACGCTCTCGACTGAATGCGTTGACCGGCGGCTTGCTCGGTAAGAACTTCGATGTTCAGGGCACCTTCGTTTCACCCCCGCTAGAACTCAACTCTGATGGTTTGGTTGCAAGCGCTAGAACACAGCACCCGACTCTCCGTCGTGTCAAAAAAGAGATTGAACGAGCGGAGCATAGCGTTGTGCAGGAACGCCAATCGCTGATTCCCTTTGTCACCGTCTCCGGCATCTTTCAACAGGAAGCTGCCGAGACGGCCTACCTGGCTCGATTGAGTGTCCCCATACCGCTCTGGTATCGGCGGCAGGGAGAAATCACAGGGGCCTTGTCGGCGAAGCAACGCGCTGAAGCAGAACATGCGAGGTTACAAAACGAACTAGTGGCAGCGATTACCGAATCTGTGGAGGAGGCCCACGCCGCCCAGGACCGGATCGGGGTATATGAGAAAGGGTTATTAAAACAGGCGGAAGAAACGTTGAGGATCGCGAGGATAAGTTTTCAGCAGGGCGCGGCGAGCCTGCTCGAATTCATTGACGCCCAACGAGTGCATCGACAAATGTTGCTGGAGTATGCGCAAGCACAGGCGAGTTTCTCCATCGAGATGGCGCGGTTGGAACGCTGGACAGGGGAGCTTCGATGA
- a CDS encoding efflux RND transporter periplasmic adaptor subunit, with protein sequence MSWRTKESRISVNAGILLGSLLVSLALGCNDSPAPQPAQKAPAEQERIQPGHETGEAHQLTVQPEALEGQALQTAIIERRSFRDEITATATIKPNEYRLAHLSPRIEGRVIDVKAVLGQHVKSGQVLALMDSIELGQKKSDFLQAKTNHYVDKRNYVREEGLYKQQITSEKEFLDAKGRYEKSLAAFHAAHEALRLIGLSEEDINHIDWSSKKHPLSYFPLVSSLNGTVIERTIALGELISPKDTAFTVVDLATVWIILDVYEQNLAAVRVGANVEIMVDALPGETFKGAIVYLSDVMNPATRTVDARIEIPNSQRRLRPGMFARAAVILPGRGNDTLVAPLDALHQVNDKTVAFVENKPGTYEVRQVTVGRRSPPYGEIRSGLHEGEKIVTTGAFYLKSILLKEQIGGGG encoded by the coding sequence ATGAGCTGGCGCACTAAAGAGTCTCGCATCAGTGTGAATGCCGGTATTCTTTTGGGAAGTCTGCTTGTTTCCCTTGCCCTGGGCTGCAATGACAGTCCCGCACCACAACCGGCGCAGAAGGCACCCGCTGAGCAAGAGAGAATCCAACCTGGTCATGAGACCGGTGAGGCGCACCAACTAACCGTTCAACCTGAGGCGCTCGAGGGACAAGCACTCCAGACGGCAATCATCGAACGCCGCTCCTTCCGGGATGAAATCACGGCTACGGCCACGATCAAGCCCAACGAATACCGCCTGGCACACCTCAGCCCTCGCATCGAAGGCCGGGTCATCGATGTTAAGGCGGTGCTTGGTCAACACGTGAAGTCAGGGCAAGTCCTGGCCCTCATGGATAGTATTGAACTGGGCCAAAAGAAATCCGACTTCCTTCAGGCCAAGACGAATCACTATGTCGATAAACGGAACTATGTTCGGGAAGAAGGGCTGTACAAACAACAGATTACCTCGGAAAAGGAATTCCTGGACGCCAAGGGGCGCTATGAAAAGAGCCTTGCCGCCTTCCACGCCGCGCATGAAGCGTTACGCCTCATCGGCCTCTCCGAGGAAGACATCAATCACATCGATTGGAGTAGTAAGAAGCACCCCCTCTCCTATTTTCCTTTGGTCTCTTCCTTGAACGGCACTGTCATCGAACGGACGATCGCGTTGGGAGAATTAATCAGTCCGAAGGATACGGCCTTTACGGTCGTCGACTTGGCTACGGTGTGGATCATCCTTGATGTCTATGAACAGAATCTCGCAGCTGTTCGAGTGGGAGCCAATGTGGAGATTATGGTGGACGCCCTTCCTGGCGAAACCTTCAAGGGGGCAATCGTCTATCTCAGTGACGTCATGAATCCCGCAACCCGCACGGTCGATGCGCGCATCGAAATACCCAATTCCCAGCGTCGTCTCAGGCCCGGCATGTTTGCCAGAGCTGCGGTCATCTTGCCGGGGCGGGGCAATGATACGCTCGTCGCGCCGCTGGATGCTCTTCACCAGGTGAACGACAAGACAGTGGCGTTTGTGGAAAACAAACCAGGCACGTATGAGGTGAGGCAGGTGACCGTAGGACGGCGATCACCGCCGTACGGCGAGATTCGCTCCGGCTTGCATGAGGGTGAGAAGATCGTGACGACGGGGGCTTTCTATCTCAAATCGATCTTATTGAAAGAACAGATAGGTGGAGGAGGTTAG
- a CDS encoding efflux RND transporter permease subunit yields the protein MLNRVLEFALANRFLILVFALLILISGVYAMRQLPIDAVPDVTPNQVQILTNGPGLSPVEVEQFITFPVEAAMSGLPGITLIRSVSRFGLSAVTIYFDEGMDIYFCRRLVMERLPRAREAIGPRFGNPELGPISTGLGEIFQFEVKGDGYSLMELRTILDWDIAFKLRSVPGVVEVNTYGGELKTYEVQLDAAKLVSYKIPLEQVFRALEQNNANSGGGYIEHAQEQYLIRGEGLVQTLDDIDNIIVATGHDGTPIYIRNLGKAQFAPMVRQGAVTRDGRGEVVTGIVMMLIGENGRVVVDRVKTKLQQIEKTLPAGVTIEPYYDRTDLVRKTIKTVSINLTEGALLVIAVLFLILGNLRAGLIVAAAIPLSMLVAFTGMLTAGISGNLMSLGAIDFGLIVDASVVMIENTIRHLTERRPAAGGDRRMSEDQMRTVVIEAGREVLRPIVFAVGIIIIVYLPILTLQGIEGKMFRPMAVTVIFALVGSLVLTLTVTPVLASLFLNQGVKEEETWIIRQAKRWYRPFLSKTMQRPAIAVSLAAALFATSLGVAAFLGAEFIPTLDEGTIALQAWRLPSVSLEESVRTTTRIEQVLKEFPEVATVVSRTGRAEIATDPMGVEVSDIYLILKPDSEWTTARTKDDLIEAINLALTKAVPGNMFSYSQPIELRVQELIAGVRSDIAITIFGEDMETLRRLGDQVVRAVSKVPGAADTKSEQVAGMPYHVVAIDREKIARYGINAGQILDTVTALGGRIVGQVVQGNRRFFMQVRFSPEDRKNFERILDIRIADAQGRLIPLRQLANIRIETGLAQISRENIQRRLAVETNVRGRDLAGFVGAAQKAVASHVTLPSGYWIEWGGEFKNLQRASARLAIVVPIALFLIFVLLYATFNSLRPALLIYLNVPLAATGGILALVFRGMPFSISAGVGFIALFGVAVLNGVVLMSYILDLRKQGRSAEDAAYEGALVRMRPVLMTALVASLGFAPMALSTSAGAEVQRPLATVVIGGLVTSTALTLLVLPTLYVWEERFREAWAHWWYKTKESSKPYG from the coding sequence ATGCTGAATCGAGTCCTCGAATTTGCGCTAGCAAACCGCTTTCTGATTCTGGTGTTTGCCCTGCTCATCCTCATCAGCGGCGTCTATGCCATGCGGCAGCTGCCGATTGATGCCGTTCCGGACGTAACACCGAACCAAGTCCAGATCCTCACGAATGGGCCTGGCCTTTCCCCAGTCGAGGTCGAGCAATTCATCACCTTCCCGGTCGAGGCTGCGATGTCCGGATTGCCTGGTATCACCCTGATTCGGTCTGTCTCCCGGTTCGGGCTCTCGGCAGTGACCATCTATTTTGACGAGGGAATGGACATCTACTTTTGTCGGCGCCTGGTGATGGAACGATTGCCTCGGGCCCGCGAAGCGATCGGACCGCGTTTTGGTAACCCAGAGCTAGGACCAATTTCCACGGGATTGGGCGAGATCTTCCAGTTCGAGGTCAAGGGAGATGGCTACTCCCTCATGGAGCTGCGGACCATTCTCGATTGGGACATCGCGTTCAAGCTCCGCTCCGTTCCTGGGGTGGTGGAAGTTAACACCTATGGCGGAGAGTTGAAGACGTATGAAGTGCAACTGGACGCCGCCAAACTGGTCTCCTACAAAATCCCGCTCGAGCAAGTCTTCCGAGCGCTCGAACAAAACAATGCCAATTCCGGCGGGGGCTATATCGAACATGCGCAGGAACAGTATTTGATCCGAGGCGAAGGCCTTGTGCAGACACTGGATGACATCGACAACATCATCGTGGCGACCGGACATGACGGGACGCCGATTTATATTCGCAATTTGGGCAAGGCGCAGTTCGCTCCGATGGTCCGGCAAGGCGCGGTCACACGCGACGGTCGTGGCGAGGTGGTTACGGGCATCGTCATGATGCTCATTGGTGAGAATGGACGCGTCGTCGTAGATCGGGTGAAAACCAAGCTACAGCAAATCGAGAAAACCTTGCCCGCCGGTGTGACCATCGAACCCTATTACGATCGGACCGATTTGGTCAGAAAAACCATCAAGACCGTCAGTATTAACTTGACCGAGGGTGCGCTGCTGGTGATCGCCGTGCTGTTTCTCATTCTGGGAAATCTCCGGGCCGGTCTTATCGTCGCCGCCGCCATCCCGCTTTCCATGCTGGTGGCGTTCACCGGGATGCTAACCGCCGGCATCTCGGGCAACCTGATGAGCCTCGGCGCGATCGACTTCGGCCTGATCGTCGATGCCTCCGTCGTCATGATTGAAAATACCATCCGGCATTTGACCGAGCGACGGCCTGCCGCCGGGGGTGACCGGCGCATGTCGGAAGACCAGATGCGCACGGTGGTCATCGAGGCAGGACGAGAAGTGCTCCGTCCGATCGTGTTTGCGGTCGGGATCATTATCATCGTCTACCTGCCGATTCTGACCCTGCAAGGGATTGAAGGAAAGATGTTTCGCCCGATGGCCGTGACCGTCATCTTTGCGCTCGTGGGGTCTCTCGTGCTGACCTTGACCGTCACGCCGGTGCTGGCAAGTCTGTTCCTTAACCAAGGCGTGAAAGAGGAGGAGACCTGGATCATTCGTCAGGCCAAGCGATGGTATCGCCCATTTCTCTCAAAGACGATGCAGCGCCCGGCTATTGCCGTAAGCCTTGCCGCTGCGCTGTTTGCCACCAGCCTCGGCGTAGCCGCCTTTCTTGGCGCAGAGTTCATTCCGACGCTCGATGAAGGCACCATCGCGCTGCAAGCATGGCGGCTGCCGAGCGTCTCTTTAGAGGAATCAGTTCGGACCACCACCCGCATTGAGCAGGTCCTCAAAGAGTTTCCAGAAGTGGCCACAGTTGTATCGAGAACTGGACGAGCAGAAATCGCGACCGATCCAATGGGTGTCGAGGTTAGCGACATCTATCTCATTTTGAAGCCTGACTCGGAGTGGACGACCGCCAGGACGAAGGACGACTTGATTGAGGCGATCAACCTGGCGCTGACTAAGGCCGTTCCCGGCAACATGTTCAGTTATTCCCAGCCGATTGAGCTCCGGGTCCAGGAATTGATTGCGGGGGTGCGATCCGACATCGCCATTACCATTTTTGGTGAAGATATGGAGACCCTCCGCCGCCTCGGCGATCAGGTCGTCCGGGCGGTGTCAAAAGTTCCCGGAGCGGCAGACACCAAGTCTGAGCAGGTGGCTGGAATGCCGTACCACGTAGTGGCCATTGACCGCGAAAAGATCGCTCGCTATGGCATCAATGCGGGGCAGATTTTGGATACCGTCACAGCGTTGGGGGGCCGAATTGTCGGTCAAGTCGTGCAAGGCAACCGTCGCTTTTTCATGCAAGTGCGGTTTAGTCCTGAAGACCGCAAGAATTTCGAGCGCATTCTGGATATTCGCATCGCCGATGCGCAGGGTCGCCTCATTCCGCTCAGGCAATTAGCTAATATTCGTATCGAAACCGGTCTGGCGCAAATCAGCCGGGAGAACATTCAACGGCGGCTGGCCGTCGAAACTAATGTGCGCGGGCGAGACCTCGCTGGATTTGTTGGCGCAGCGCAGAAGGCGGTGGCCAGTCACGTGACCCTGCCGTCTGGATATTGGATTGAATGGGGTGGCGAATTTAAAAATCTGCAGCGCGCGTCTGCTCGGCTCGCGATTGTCGTACCGATCGCACTGTTTCTTATCTTCGTCCTCTTGTACGCGACTTTCAATAGCCTCCGGCCGGCTCTGCTCATCTATCTCAATGTGCCACTGGCGGCAACCGGAGGCATTCTGGCGTTGGTGTTCCGTGGCATGCCCTTTTCGATCTCCGCGGGCGTCGGGTTCATTGCGCTCTTCGGCGTGGCGGTGCTCAACGGTGTCGTGTTGATGTCCTACATTTTAGATCTTCGCAAGCAGGGGCGCTCGGCGGAAGACGCAGCCTATGAAGGGGCGTTGGTTCGCATGCGTCCGGTCTTGATGACCGCGCTGGTAGCCAGCTTGGGATTCGCACCCATGGCTCTCTCAACGTCCGCTGGTGCGGAGGTGCAACGTCCACTCGCGACGGTGGTGATTGGCGGACTTGTGACATCGACTGCGCTCACGCTTCTCGTCCTTCCAACGCTGTATGTGTGGGAGGAGCGGTTCCGAGAGGCCTGGGCACATTGGTGGTATAAGACTAAAGAATCTTCGAAGCCATACGGGTAA
- a CDS encoding cation-translocating P-type ATPase, with the protein MDRNHNGGFAGSWWQYPVLRNALIAGMLAGVGFALAYLGAVSERTEALFYFVAIPLGGYHWGWEALESLIHERVIGIDFLMMAATVGSGILGLWDEAAFLVFLYGSAEGLEEYTYARTRSAIRALLDLAPKEAHVLRNGQEVTIPAEALQVGNRFLSRPGETIPTDGVIRIGNSSLDEAAVTGESIPVDKVPGMKVFAGTLNRQGLLEIEATASFQDNTLAKIIHLVEAAQERKGQAQQWIERFGRRYSPAVLLVSVGFLLVPWLLGLPLENWAERAVVLLVAAAPCALVMSTPVATAAAIGWAGKHGILIKGGVHLEHLGRIRVAAFDKTGTLTAGKPVVTDLITLNGSPGELLAVAAGIEHGSEHPLARAVLEKARAEGLALRPMQKFEALTGVGATAVSSDGVRWYVGSPALFEELGIPLDAVREKVQTQQAQGKTVVLVGTNHNLYGLLILQDRVRDGVKDVILELRRMGLRSVMLTGDNASTARTVAESFGLDDSLADLKPEDKVEAVKELERRHGPVLMVGDGINDAPALAAATCGVAMGAAGTDAAIEAADVALMADDLAKVPEVLRLAFRAKRISTQNIVFSLLLLAILIPLAVSGVLSVALAVVVHEVSELIAVANGLRVARTT; encoded by the coding sequence ATGGACCGAAACCATAACGGCGGCTTTGCGGGCTCATGGTGGCAATACCCGGTTCTGCGTAATGCGCTGATAGCCGGCATGCTGGCGGGCGTGGGATTTGCGTTGGCTTATCTGGGTGCGGTCTCTGAGCGGACCGAGGCCCTGTTCTATTTTGTGGCCATTCCGCTGGGCGGCTACCACTGGGGCTGGGAAGCCCTGGAGTCCCTGATCCACGAACGGGTCATCGGGATCGACTTCCTCATGATGGCGGCCACCGTCGGGTCCGGCATCCTGGGGCTGTGGGATGAAGCCGCCTTCCTGGTGTTTCTCTATGGGTCAGCCGAGGGCCTGGAAGAATATACCTACGCGCGCACGCGCTCGGCGATCCGCGCGCTCTTGGACTTGGCGCCCAAAGAGGCACATGTCCTTCGCAATGGCCAGGAAGTCACGATTCCCGCCGAAGCTCTGCAGGTGGGAAACCGGTTCCTCTCCCGGCCTGGCGAGACCATTCCAACCGACGGGGTGATTCGGATCGGAAATTCCAGCCTAGACGAAGCGGCAGTCACCGGTGAATCCATTCCGGTCGATAAGGTCCCTGGCATGAAGGTCTTCGCAGGCACCCTCAACCGGCAAGGCCTCCTGGAGATCGAGGCGACCGCGTCGTTTCAAGACAACACCCTGGCCAAGATTATTCATCTCGTGGAGGCGGCGCAGGAGCGCAAGGGGCAAGCACAGCAGTGGATCGAGCGCTTCGGTCGCCGCTACAGCCCCGCCGTGTTGCTGGTGTCGGTGGGGTTTCTCCTTGTACCCTGGCTTCTCGGTTTGCCGCTGGAGAATTGGGCCGAGCGCGCGGTGGTGCTCTTAGTCGCAGCTGCGCCATGCGCGCTGGTGATGTCGACGCCCGTGGCGACTGCTGCCGCGATTGGCTGGGCCGGCAAGCATGGCATTCTCATCAAAGGCGGCGTGCATCTGGAGCATCTCGGGAGGATCCGCGTGGCAGCCTTCGATAAGACGGGTACCCTTACTGCCGGCAAGCCGGTTGTCACAGACCTCATCACTCTCAACGGCTCACCAGGTGAATTGCTCGCGGTCGCGGCCGGCATCGAGCATGGCTCTGAACATCCGCTGGCGCGGGCCGTCCTTGAGAAGGCACGGGCTGAAGGGCTTGCTCTAAGACCAATGCAGAAGTTTGAGGCTCTGACCGGCGTGGGGGCTACCGCAGTGTCTTCTGATGGCGTGAGGTGGTATGTCGGCAGTCCGGCGCTGTTCGAAGAACTAGGGATCCCATTGGACGCAGTCCGAGAGAAGGTGCAGACACAGCAAGCCCAGGGAAAAACTGTCGTCCTCGTTGGGACGAATCACAACCTGTACGGCCTGCTCATCTTGCAGGATCGTGTCCGCGACGGCGTGAAGGATGTCATCCTTGAGCTCCGCCGCATGGGGCTCCGCTCGGTCATGCTGACCGGAGATAACGCGAGCACGGCCCGAACTGTGGCGGAGAGCTTCGGCCTTGATGACAGCCTGGCGGATCTCAAGCCGGAGGACAAGGTTGAAGCGGTCAAGGAGTTGGAACGTCGCCACGGACCGGTTCTGATGGTCGGCGATGGGATTAATGATGCGCCGGCCCTGGCGGCTGCAACCTGCGGCGTGGCCATGGGAGCTGCGGGAACCGATGCGGCGATCGAGGCGGCAGATGTGGCACTGATGGCCGATGATCTGGCGAAAGTGCCTGAGGTACTGCGGCTTGCGTTCAGAGCGAAGCGGATTAGCACGCAGAACATCGTCTTCTCCCTTCTATTGCTGGCCATTCTCATTCCTTTGGCCGTAAGCGGTGTCCTGAGTGTGGCCTTGGCCGTCGTTGTCCATGAAGTCAGTGAACTGATCGCCGTCGCCAATGGTCTCCGGGTCGCTCGGACGACCTAA